Below is a window of Solanum stenotomum isolate F172 chromosome 7, ASM1918654v1, whole genome shotgun sequence DNA.
agaaaaactcattttcttcctCTTCGAATTCGTATTATCAGAactatcatcatcatcatcactaGAAGTGTTATAATTATCAATAtaatcaacatcatcatcatcatcatcttcttcttcttcttcttcttcttcttcttcttcactacTACTACTGATATCTATGATCACAATTGGGATATCTAATTTCCTTCTCttgttttgcatttttttttcttttacttccaAAGAAAATTCTCAGCTAAGCTTCTACTCCCAAATCCCAATACAAAGTGAAAGTCTTTTTGTTTCTGCGCGGGAATAACTTAGCATGCCGTACTTGGGTATCcgctccgttcacttttacttattcattttacTTATTCATTTTGAATGGCGTGATAGTATGTCTAATGTTAACTTGAtgcgaagtttaagaaaattaaaataaaattgaatctTGTACATATAATTTGTActaaaatgtattttaattttgtggaaTATTTGGTACCAATttttatactccctctgtctgatattaattgattattatattaaaaataattgtctcatacttactaaatcaagaaagtaTTAATTGATTTATTCTCATATTATTCttgcaattaattatttttgaaagtgtttAAACTTGTATGAAAAGCTCCAAAGAAGTTCTTAAGGGGTGAATTGGTAAAACTATcctcttatttatgatttcttaatatgcgTGTGAACTAATATGAGACGAAAGAGTCAAATAAGTTAAttcttatatatgtatatttttgttggGTTATATGTTTAAACCAGAAGCGACTATAGATGCTATAATAAAACTTTGTAAGATAGTAAGTATCTCGACAACTCTATGAAAATCAAATGAGGTCTCAACAAAGTTTAAGAAgttaaaaaatgacttttcaattttgtagtgttaaattaaaaaataggtAGAAATTAGAATATACTAAAGTGTGTTTTAATTTCGTAGTCTTAAACATATTCAGTAGAAAGTTAAAACTAAAGagttactttttttataaaaattaaaagtaaaatattttttaaatgaactaaaaaagaaagtaaaacaaAGTATTTGCTTTTAAGATTTTCATAATAGAGAGTTGCAATATGCATATATTCTGATCATTTAAATTGTCTGTcatgtttggaaaaaaaaactgattaatttaaattacatTATGCAAAGGCAAGAGTCTTACTCGTCCCTGCttggtttattattattaagaatAATCAGACAAGACGAAATCACCTAATGTTTTTCCATCTCTGTTGTAATTTGAACCTTGCACACACTTCATTAACCATTAGACTACACCCTCAAGGCACAAAGACAACTAAAATGTATCGTCACAGTAACCAACGATCCATTTGAATTTTACCATTCTGTCGAAACTCCATACACAGTTTAAAGCTAACAGCTTGGCAACACCAGAGCCAAAGTATCATTGCAAGTATCATCACCATAAACGTTTTCAATATAATGCAACTACAATTGATAGTAGAGCCTAGCTGAACACATCAGAAttactaaaaatacatatatctcgCGGAAATCTTCATCAACTAGTCTCACTAAACAGCACAAGTTGCATAGCAGTTATCATTCATCAGGTGGCGACCCTCCTGGAACCAGCTGCATGAAGGGGAGAGAAGATTATACTCACGATAGCAATATTGTTATTCGAAGGGAGAGggggaaaaatgaagaaatattttattcGGAAGGGGCTAGATTATACTCACGATAGCAATGTTGTTTCCATTGAGCAATATCTGATCAAGTTTTGTTATCCTCCGCCCTTCAGAAGTGATCTCACTGTAACATAATTGAAAACTTGTTGAGCAGAGGATTGATAAAAAGCACCGGGAAAAAATAAACCTGTCTACATCCCGGGATGGGGAATAACATGAACTTTACAAAAGGCAGACATACTGTGTTacattaaaagagaaaataactTTTATGCGGATAAACTAGACTTAAAGAGAGACCGCATCTTATACTGAATCATCAATAAAGCAGATGAATGCATCCTAAAACCTCCGTTTCAATATctaattatagtttttttttttgaaataatttcgatatcaaataatattttagtgctccttgaaagaaagaatcgGCCAGCATCAAAAGTTGAAAGACAAACAACAAAGCTGCTATGAACGTAGAGGTACCGTACTCAAGGAGTATGTTTTAGGCTTTTAGCCTTTAGGTGTCAacttatgaaattattttttttgataaggatCTCTTTTAGATGAATATGCAAGTAACATGTTATCTGGTCATTAAATTTCCTTCGATAGCTACCCATCCACAGTTCCAAGCCATGGGCAACTAGACAAAACAGGCAGAACAAACGTGAGAATTCACTctccctcctcctcctcctcaatTATGTTTCTTTTATCCATGTGATTCCACAGCATAGCGGCTTTCCACTCCAAGCGGATAAGATCACATATAAGAGGGCCACAATTTAAATGCATTCTCAGACTTCTgagtaaatattttaattgcACTTGGGAAACATAAATCAGGTTCCgtaaacaatacaaaatagACAGACTGAGAACTTTCGACTCGTATCATCTTAGTTTGTACTAATATAAAACTAAATCCTCACTCGAATAGAGATACCAAAGCTAATTTCAGTCCCCAGTGCAACAGATCAGGCCTCTGCCTCaataacatacccagtgaaatcccacaaagtgggatCTAAGGAGGGTAGAgtatacgcagaccttacccctaacatgtggaggtagagaggctgtctCCGAAAGAACCTCAACTCAAGTAAAGCCAAACAAAGGAGTAATACAAAATGTGATACAGAAATGGCagtgaaataaatattgaaaaatagtTGGCACAGTGGAGTGACAAATAGTCCATTCAACTATAGCTCATAGCAGAGTTATGAGGGCGGAGGCAGGATGGATACCTTTTCAAATGGCACAAACTATGTAAACTATAGCTCATAGCAGAGTTATGAGGGCGGAGGCAGAACGGATAGCTTTTCAAATGGCACAAACTATGTAACATCAATATATATGCAGTAACATTTATGCAGAGCTAACATACAAAATTATTGTAAAGAGTAACTCTCAAAAAGCTGAGCATACATTACTTTACAACATTAACATGATGGTTCCCAATTCCCAGCTCCATCATAATAAAATCCAATGGCTGCTACGATATACCAGGATAAGAGCATGGAAAAGAACATGCATTACTTACTTAACAGAAAGGCATGAATTTGTGATCAACATTCAAGACTTCCCAATTCCACATTACAAACTGGTGTATTCGAACTTCACCAaaagttcacaactttattcTTGAATCATTTTCAACTACACATGACGCTAAACCCCAATTCTCATATAAGTACACAGATTGCAACTCTAAACTCGGCAAATTTGACCGGGCACCTATCACTACACAAAACTGGTCTACTTAATCAATCTCTGCTCCAAATCCAATGCACACAATTGAAAACCTACTAAATTCCTTTAGCACTCCAAAACCCTAGAGTCACAATCTTTGACAAAACAATGGCAAAATTCTAGCATTCCAAAACCCTAAAGTTCCATTTTTTAACAAAACAACAGcaaaatcatcaacaaaaaGAACTGCCCCGCACCATAAAAAGTAAAGAGACAAAAAACTTACTATTCAGTAACATCTTCAAGAACCATGTTAACATAAACATCAAATCCTCTAAGTGTACCAACAAGCTCCTTATCACCCTTCATTATCACCCATATCTTTGAACCAATGCAACGATCAATCAACTCTGcaaaattaaacacataaaCTCAAAAACCCATCTcataaaactaacaaaaaaacataaaaattacacCAAATCCCTAAAAAACACaagaacaaaatcaaaaaaatagAAGGCAAAAGTTAAAGAAAGTACCAGAAGGAAGAAGCTGAGAAGGGTTGTTCGAAGACATAGCTGAGATTGAGATttcacaaagtttctcttttGCTCACAAAATTCTAATGGTGGTGAACTGAAAAGGCTTAGAACTGTTCAACTTTAGGGGCTTTTGTGTTTAGGGTGATTTGTTGGAGGGTTGAAACTGATATTTTATAAACTTTGAGCCTTTTGGGCCTGGATTTTGCCAATGGCCCAATATCAAACTGTTAATAATGGGCTTGGATtctctctttccttttcttaGGTATATGGGCTTGGCCCATTTAAATTTGAAGATTTGGGAAAATGGGTACTAGGAAATGATGCGTGATGTCTTTGAAAGTGTTCGGTTTTGAATTTTTGATCTTGCttaataaaactttaaaaaatgatCTTAAGTTGAAAAAAATCGCTAGGAAGAACTTACGTTGTCTACCATAAGACAAAGTTTGTGGTCAATTGAGCAAGTTTCATACCACAATCATTTAGAATGTAATTGAGAAATAATGGAGTTTTGATTAAGAGTTTCAAACTACGTGAAAAAATTatgaagttcattttttttatcagtttaAACTTTATGAATGATTAATGGGATTTAATTTTTCACAATTACAGTGTGAAATTATGTTGGTATTTTGAGTTATTCGGAAAAGATTCACGGAGTATAAATTTTCACAAtcataatgaaaaattattggaaattcaaattcaataaacGACTTGGGGAGTTTAAACTCCTAAAATAAATCATGGAACTAAAACTCACAACCTATACATGAAAAATTACTTAAGTTTTAAATTTGAGAAACGATTTATAGAGTGGAGTGGATGCTACATATTAGGGTAGATGGTTAATTAGTAGGGTTAGAAGGTATCTCGCTTAGGCTTGTTAGTGCATGTTGTTAGGGGTGGAGCTAGCTTAGGCCTAGGTGGGTCATCTGAACCCCCTTCGATTGAAAATTTcactatttatacatgattaaaattatttttttgtgtatatataataaatattgaacCCTCTTCGACTAGTTCGTATGTTtacttattcatattttaaacccCTAAGTGAAAATTCTAGTTCCGCCTTGTAGTAGTAGTCGTACACTAGTTTCTTTCTTATAGactttttattgttgttttattaacTGATGTATCTTcttcatgattttctttttttgttacttGGGTTTAATATATTTGAGCCAAGGATATTTCTTTAATAACATCTCGAACTCTATAAAATAGTGATAAAATCTACGTATATTTTATCATTTCCAAACTCTACCAAATGAGATTTCACTGTTGTGGTTGTGCTTAGGGGAAAAGTTAGGTAGGCTATGAGGTGTGATTTTGGCCACGAGAGGGACCTTTTAAGACGATGTGTTCTCTTGTGATCAAAGTTTTGTTTAATTCCTCTTAATGTTGCAACTCAAATTAATGATATGGTCCATTTCTTGTTtccctatttttatttatttttatttaatattcaaaatttggTAGCCCACTAATTATAGTTTGTCAAgcttttaagaaattaaaagcatttcttttatttttaaaagaatatattttttctagaaaattgaTCTGTTTGATCAAgcttttaataataaaaattgttttagaaaaactgaaaaaatactttttaaaaaacttgTCCAGACACAATTTGCTGCAATAATACTagcaaacatttttttttcaaattgatcagccaaacaaaaataattattcttcGAAACTCGAAACtacttttttaacaaaaaaagcCTTTCACGTGGGTCTATCCTTGGTTCACTCTCTCAAAATGGACTCGTTAAAAGTAGAAACAGACTCCATTGATATTTTAAGACTGCTAGATCATCCTCAACCACCTTACGAATCTATTATATTTGATTGCAGGTCATTGTTGAGGAAGTTGTTGAATCCAATGGTCCGCCACAACTTTAGAGAAGGGAACTACGTAGCAGATATTTTGGCAAAGCAAGGTTCCAAGCTAACAAGTTATAATATGGCTACTATCCTTCAATCCCCTCCGGACATTGTCCAATGCCAGCTTACAAAAGACAAGAACGGAGTAACTTCCTCTAGACTAGTTAACCCTACTACGTGTAATAAGTTAGCTCGTTTCGAAAATCTTATTGTAACTAATAACCCATATAGGGTTAATGAAACTACTGTACcccctaattatataaatatataatataatcttattatccaaaaaaagagagtaaagtATTGTATTTGTTGTCTATCATTCGATCACAAACTTTTTACAATGATTCGAATTAAATAgcaaatctaaatttaattagatttcAATGTAAGtatctaacaaaataaaaaaaacacaaatctACGTTcatattttagttaattttacttttcaagCGTAAAAATAAGATCTAGAACTTTCtacttgatttttttaagaGAACAATTAATTGCTTGCCTTTAAGACCTAAATTAATGggaaaattcttttttttaatggaaaaatACGGAAGGAGATTATAAGGTGGAGAGTTGAAATCTTATCAATAAGGTAGAAGTTTAGATAACCAACCAACTGAGTTATAgtccatattaagtgaattgttgagatttttttatagttctaaattttttcaaagttcaagagaattgttgtgactttttttctcttcatatttatctttcttttaAGTAATGAAGTTCGTAACAACTTTATGTTGTCTAGGAGAATAGTCTAGGAATAATTAAAAGGGTAATAATGAAAGTAACCTCTAATTTTTAtccttaaatatattttttctcataagGTGTGTCATAttcaacaattcacttaatatgaattAGATGGGATATTAATATATCCGGCCACTAGgaatatacttttttttgaattactatttttgttaaatatCATCAACCCCATCCTTCCAAACTTTTGGGGATAATTTGTAGAAAAAGTGCAATTTTTGAAAGGCAAGAAAAAGACTTCTATACTTTACCTTAAATATTTGTGCAAAAAGGGAAATGTCTATATTCATAGTGACTTGGCAAAATTAAGCCCATTCATAACACAACTAAAATTAGCATTTAacaaattcatatatttttatagatGACAAGGAACCTAGAAATATATTtagaatttatacaattatgattttaaaaaatcttgtaGACAttgaagttttattgataaattcatattaaatttggattaaatcttaaatttatgatacattgaccaagtcaaattaCTGGTTAATAAAGTCGGattaatatttaagtcaaaattatatgacttaaatcAAGTCCAAATTACATTTGGGTCAGTCTATTAAGTTGACAAGATAAGCCCAACTCATGTTCTTCAAGCCcaagggtcaaaattgctcGGGCCAAAATTaccctaaaaccctaactcaagcCTATATAAAAAGGTCTTTATAAGACCAAAAGGAACACACAGAGAAATACATAGAGAATTCTTACTCTTCAGTAGTGATCTGCAAGTCTTCCGCATACAAAGAAGTCTTCGCTCCAAGTGTTGAGTCGCAAGTATTCCATCAAATCAAAAACATCGGTGAAGAGAAGAATCAGGGAATTACATATCTTTTCTTgaagattttataaagattgtaaccttcgcataaattcaaatacaaatattgttGTTTGCTTGCTATTTTCCTTTCCTGTTTGCTGTATGTCAGGGACGAAATTTTAGACGCATACAAATCTATTTGAAATTTAGGTCttattcaaactttaaaagttaGTGTAGAATGTGAAAATTGTCTAAGATTATATAAAGAGATTAAAGACGTCATTACACACCCAGAACTGAACAATTAGAACATGAACAAACGAGATAAAATGGGGATCAACACCGGATAAgccacaaattaaaataagtctaGCTTTGATAcaataatgaagaaatgaaCATTAGGACTTAACTCGATTTTaaaagttgactcaaaagatgAGGATTAACCAAGATCAcacgaaaaaaattaaatgaagaaCCCATACATggaatatttattaatttggcAGCAAATTGCCAATTTCTATTGAATATGTTTTTAGACATCGGAATTTTACTTGTAAAGTCtcataaaatttcaatgtctaaaATGCttattaaacaaatatttttcgattttaaataatattactagtgaaatgagaattttgtTGCAAGGGTAAGAGTAGTCACTCTACTGTGaacaaaaaatacatttttttttgtaacaataAATACTACAAGAAATGTTCAAAAAACTacatcataatttaaatttttttggtcgCACATACATGCGTGTACTTAACAAAGTAACctaaaatactaataatagataaaaacaATTAATGAATTTAGGCAAATATTGTGTGCGTTATTTATTTCTGAACAAAAGGAaaacttgtaaaatttaaaGAGCAAATATAGGTAGGGTTGGGCATTCGACGTTCGGTATTCTATTcggaatttttttaattttcagttCGTTAATTTGATAATTGAAAGTAAAAAGTAGATATCAACTATCAAATTGTTATATTTCATTTTGGTAATTCAGTAATTGGTAAATCAAACTTTGGTTTGATATGGTATTCAATAATAACGTATATATACTATTGTTCCAATTATTAGAATAgaagatcaacaaataagaagacatcaagaaaaataaactgATACAACTAAAAAACATATGTATTTGGATTGTTTATGATTAATCTTTAACTTTTTTCATTAGACTTGTACTAATGAGCAATAGACCTGTTAATATATAACCttcattaagtaaataattcgGTATTTGGGAAATACCGAATACCAAATGATACTAATGTCTCGTATCAAAGTCAAACCTAAATATCACTCAAATATCAAACTACCAAGCATCACATTAACGAAAAATTCGATTCAATTCGATAATTCAATTTTCGATATTTTATACCAAGCCCTTGGTACAACGTTATAGCCTTGTTGTCCACACGTTAAAGTCAATCTTCCAACACCACACAACTTACCTActtaacaatcaaaacaatacaGTACATTCTTTCTCCTGAATGGACCTGAATAGAACCAAACCaaagaatatttaaattttttatcacATTAGATGTTTTCCTATATATGTTGTGTACATTCTACCTACCTTTCATTTTACCAAACATGCATTCGAAACTTATTAATTcgattaatttaactttaatttaaatgataGAAAATTCATGATGGAATATTTTAGTGTTTCAATCGTTaacaaaaaacaattattttcattagttgaatttaagatttctaacgaaaaatagatttttttttattgtttgatcttgttaaattaggtcttaggcctaactcacaccccaaaagctagctcaaagggaggaggattgcctaAGCCTTATAaagagtccacccatctcattaaccaccaatgtgagacttttgtcattctttaacaccccacctcacgcccagtgcttagcatctgatgcgtgggcaattttttattttgggggccccaacatcgggtgagacgggccctgctctgataccatgttaaattaggtcttaggcctaactcacatcccaaaagctagctcaaagggaggaggattgcccaagccttataaggagtccacccatctcattaaccaccgatgtgag
It encodes the following:
- the LOC125870914 gene encoding sm-like protein LSM5 — encoded protein: MSSNNPSQLLPSELIDRCIGSKIWVIMKGDKELVGTLRGFDVYVNMVLEDVTEYEITSEGRRITKLDQILLNGNNIAILVPGGSPPDE